The following coding sequences are from one Streptomyces sp. NBC_01232 window:
- a CDS encoding metal-dependent hydrolase, producing the protein MMGPAHSLSGAAAWLGVGAATAAAGHPMPWPVLVVGALICAGAALAPDLDHKSATISRAFGPLSKGLCEVVDKISYAVYKGTRSKKDARRTGGHRTLTHTWLWAVLIGGGASVLAVTAGRWGVLALLFVHLVLAVEGLLWRAARMSSDVLVWLLGATSAWILAGVLDQPGNGANWLFTGPGQEYLWLGLPIVLGALVHDIGDALTVSGCPVLWPLPIAGKRWYPIGPPKALRFRAGSWVELKVLMPVFILLGGFGGASALGFL; encoded by the coding sequence ATGATGGGTCCGGCGCACTCACTCTCCGGGGCAGCGGCCTGGCTGGGGGTGGGCGCGGCCACCGCGGCCGCCGGACACCCCATGCCCTGGCCCGTCCTCGTCGTCGGCGCGCTGATCTGCGCCGGGGCGGCCCTCGCCCCCGACCTCGATCACAAGTCGGCGACGATCTCGCGCGCCTTCGGCCCGCTCTCCAAGGGCCTGTGCGAGGTCGTCGACAAGATCTCCTACGCCGTCTACAAGGGCACCCGCTCCAAGAAGGACGCCCGCCGCACCGGCGGCCACCGCACGCTGACGCACACCTGGCTGTGGGCCGTCCTGATCGGCGGCGGCGCCTCCGTGCTCGCCGTCACCGCCGGCCGCTGGGGTGTCCTCGCCCTGCTCTTCGTCCACCTGGTGCTGGCGGTCGAAGGCCTGCTGTGGCGGGCCGCCCGGATGTCCAGCGACGTCCTGGTCTGGCTGCTCGGCGCGACCAGCGCGTGGATCCTGGCCGGCGTCCTCGACCAGCCCGGGAACGGCGCGAACTGGCTGTTCACCGGACCGGGCCAGGAGTACCTCTGGCTCGGCCTGCCGATCGTGCTCGGCGCTCTGGTCCACGACATCGGCGACGCGCTCACCGTCTCCGGCTGCCCGGTCCTGTGGCCGCTGCCGATCGCCGGCAAGCGCTGGTACCCGATCGGCCCGCCGAAGGCGCTGCGCTTCCGGGCCGGCAGCTGGGTGGAACTCAAGGTCCTCATGCCGGTCTTCATCCTGCTGGGCGGCTTCGGCGGGGCCTCCGCCCTCGGATTCCTCTGA
- a CDS encoding DEAD/DEAH box helicase: protein MTLIDQLPPNADPDALFEAFSSWAEDQGITLYPAQEEALIEVVSGANVILSTPTGSGKSLVAAGAHFTALAQDKVTFYTAPIKALVSEKFFDLCKLFGTENVGMLTGDASVNADAPVICCTAEVLASIALRDGKHADIGQVVMDEFHFYAEPDRGWAWQIPLLELPQAQFILMSATLGDMKRFEEDLTRRTGRPTSMVRSATRPVPLSYEYVTTPITDTITELLETRQAPVYIVHFTQAQAVERAQSLMSINMCTREEKDKIAELIGNFRFTTKFGQNLSRYVRHGIGVHHAGMLPKYRRLVEKLAQAGLLKVICGTDTLGVGVNVPIRTVLFTALTKYDGNRVRTLRAREFHQIAGRAGRAGFDTAGYVVAQAPEHVIENEKALAKAGDDPKKRRKVVRKKAPEGFVAWSDTTFEKLIAADPEALTSRFKVTNIMLLSVIARPGDAFQAMRHLLEDNHEPRRAQLRHIRRAIAIYRSLLDGGVVEKLDTPDAEGRTIRLTVDLQQDFALNQPLSTFALASFDLLDPESPSYALDMVSVVESTLDDPRQILAAQQNKERGIQVGQMKADGIEYEERMERLQDVTYPKPLEELLFHAYDVYAKSHPWVRDHPVSPKSIIRDMYERAMTFTEFTSFYELARTEGIVLRYLASAFKALDHTIPDDLKSEDLQDLIAWLGELVRQVDSSLLDEWEQLANPEVETAEQAQEKADQVKPVTANARAFRVLVRNAMFRRVELAALDHVNVLGELDSESGWDADAWGEALDGYWDEYDDLGTGPDARGPKLLQIEEDPAHGLWRVRQTFADPNGDHGWGISAEVDLAASDEEGRAVIRVTSVGELGAL from the coding sequence GTGACCCTCATTGATCAGCTCCCGCCGAACGCCGACCCCGACGCCCTCTTCGAGGCTTTCTCCTCGTGGGCCGAGGACCAGGGCATCACCCTGTACCCGGCTCAGGAGGAGGCGCTGATCGAGGTCGTCTCCGGGGCGAACGTGATCCTGTCCACGCCGACCGGCTCCGGCAAGAGCCTGGTCGCGGCAGGCGCCCACTTCACCGCACTGGCCCAGGACAAGGTCACCTTCTACACCGCCCCGATCAAGGCGCTGGTGTCGGAGAAGTTCTTCGACCTGTGCAAGCTCTTCGGCACCGAGAACGTCGGCATGCTGACCGGCGACGCCTCCGTGAACGCGGACGCCCCGGTGATCTGCTGCACGGCCGAGGTGCTGGCCTCCATCGCCCTGCGCGACGGCAAGCACGCCGACATCGGCCAGGTCGTGATGGACGAGTTCCACTTCTATGCCGAGCCGGACCGCGGCTGGGCCTGGCAGATCCCGTTGCTGGAACTGCCGCAGGCGCAGTTCATCCTGATGTCGGCGACCCTCGGCGACATGAAGCGGTTCGAGGAGGACCTCACCCGGCGCACCGGCCGGCCCACCTCGATGGTCCGCTCCGCGACCCGGCCGGTCCCGCTCTCGTACGAGTACGTCACCACGCCGATCACCGACACGATCACCGAGCTGCTGGAGACCCGGCAGGCTCCGGTCTACATCGTGCACTTCACCCAGGCCCAGGCGGTCGAGCGGGCACAGTCGCTCATGAGCATCAACATGTGCACGCGCGAGGAGAAGGACAAGATCGCCGAGCTGATCGGCAACTTCCGCTTCACCACCAAGTTCGGCCAGAACCTCTCCCGCTACGTCCGTCACGGCATCGGCGTGCACCACGCCGGCATGCTGCCCAAGTACCGCCGCCTGGTGGAGAAGCTGGCCCAGGCCGGCTTGCTGAAGGTCATCTGCGGTACGGACACCCTCGGGGTCGGCGTCAACGTCCCGATCCGCACGGTGCTGTTCACGGCGCTCACCAAGTACGACGGCAACCGGGTCCGCACCCTGCGCGCCCGCGAGTTCCACCAGATCGCGGGACGCGCCGGCCGGGCCGGCTTCGACACCGCGGGCTATGTGGTCGCGCAGGCGCCCGAGCACGTCATCGAGAACGAGAAGGCGCTCGCGAAGGCGGGCGACGACCCGAAGAAGCGCCGCAAGGTGGTGCGCAAGAAGGCACCCGAAGGCTTCGTCGCCTGGTCGGACACCACCTTCGAGAAGCTCATCGCCGCCGACCCGGAGGCGCTGACCTCGCGCTTCAAGGTCACCAACATCATGCTGCTGTCGGTCATCGCCCGGCCGGGCGACGCCTTCCAGGCGATGCGCCACCTCCTGGAGGACAACCACGAGCCCCGCAGGGCCCAGCTGCGGCACATCCGCCGGGCCATCGCGATCTACCGCTCGCTGCTGGACGGCGGCGTCGTCGAGAAGCTCGACACCCCGGACGCGGAGGGCCGCACGATCCGGCTCACCGTGGACCTCCAGCAGGACTTCGCGCTCAACCAGCCGCTGTCCACCTTCGCCCTGGCCTCCTTCGACCTGCTGGACCCGGAGTCCCCCTCCTACGCGCTGGACATGGTGTCCGTCGTGGAGTCCACGCTGGACGACCCGCGCCAGATCCTCGCCGCCCAGCAGAACAAGGAACGCGGCATCCAGGTCGGCCAGATGAAGGCCGACGGGATCGAGTACGAGGAGCGGATGGAGCGGCTCCAGGACGTCACCTATCCCAAGCCGCTCGAAGAGCTCCTCTTCCACGCCTACGACGTGTACGCCAAGAGCCACCCGTGGGTGCGCGACCACCCGGTCTCCCCGAAGTCGATCATCCGCGACATGTATGAGCGCGCGATGACCTTCACCGAGTTCACCTCCTTCTACGAGCTGGCCCGCACCGAGGGCATCGTGCTGCGCTACCTGGCGAGCGCGTTCAAGGCGCTGGACCACACCATCCCCGACGACCTCAAGTCCGAGGACCTCCAGGACCTGATCGCCTGGCTCGGCGAACTGGTCCGCCAGGTCGACTCCAGCCTGCTCGACGAGTGGGAGCAGCTGGCGAACCCGGAGGTGGAGACGGCGGAGCAGGCCCAGGAGAAGGCCGATCAGGTCAAGCCCGTCACCGCGAACGCGCGCGCCTTCCGTGTCCTGGTCCGCAACGCCATGTTCCGCCGGGTGGAGCTGGCCGCCCTCGACCACGTCAACGTGCTGGGCGAGCTGGACTCCGAGTCCGGATGGGACGCGGACGCCTGGGGCGAGGCCCTGGACGGGTACTGGGACGAGTACGACGACCTGGGCACCGGCCCCGACGCGCGCGGCCCCAAGCTGCTGCAGATCGAGGAGGACCCGGCGCACGGCCTGTGGCGCGTCCGGCAGACCTTCGCCGACCCGAACGGCGACCATGGCTGGGGCATCAGCGCCGAGGTCGACCTGGCCGCCTCCGACGAGGAGGGCCGGGCGGTCATCCGGGTCACGTCGGTCGGCGAGCTCGGAGCGCTCTGA
- a CDS encoding acyl-CoA thioesterase, which yields MTNPAERLVDLLDLEQIEVNIFRGASPQESLQRVFGGQVAGQALVAAGRTIESDRPVHSLHAYFLRPGIPGVPIVYQVERVRDGRSFTTRRVTAVQQGKTIFNLTASFHHPEEGGIEHQLPPHHVPHPDTLPKVADEIREHLGALPEALERMARRQPFDIRYVNRLRWTPEELKGSDPRSAVWMRAVGPLGDDPLVHTCALTYASDMTLLDAVRIPVEPLWGMRGFDMASLDHAMWFHRPFRADEWFLYDQESPIAHGGRGLARGRIYDVEGKLLVSVVQEGLFRPYSAKPAGASGPAQQSESAPEN from the coding sequence ATGACGAACCCCGCCGAGAGACTGGTCGATCTGCTCGATCTGGAGCAGATCGAGGTCAACATCTTCCGCGGCGCGAGCCCGCAGGAGTCCCTCCAGCGCGTCTTCGGCGGCCAGGTCGCCGGCCAGGCGCTGGTGGCTGCGGGGCGCACCATCGAGAGCGACCGCCCGGTCCACTCGCTGCACGCGTACTTCCTGCGCCCCGGCATCCCCGGGGTGCCGATCGTGTACCAGGTGGAGCGGGTGCGCGACGGGCGGTCCTTCACCACGCGCCGCGTCACCGCGGTCCAGCAGGGCAAGACGATCTTCAATCTCACCGCCTCCTTCCATCATCCGGAGGAGGGCGGCATCGAGCACCAGCTGCCTCCTCACCACGTCCCTCACCCGGACACGCTCCCCAAGGTGGCGGACGAGATCCGCGAGCACCTCGGGGCGCTGCCGGAGGCGCTGGAGCGGATGGCCCGCCGCCAGCCCTTCGACATCCGGTACGTGAACCGGCTCCGCTGGACCCCCGAGGAGCTCAAGGGATCCGATCCCCGCAGCGCGGTGTGGATGCGCGCGGTCGGCCCGCTGGGCGACGACCCGCTCGTCCACACCTGCGCCCTCACCTACGCAAGTGACATGACCCTCCTCGACGCCGTGCGCATCCCCGTCGAACCCCTGTGGGGCATGCGCGGTTTCGACATGGCCTCGCTGGACCACGCCATGTGGTTCCACCGGCCCTTCCGGGCGGACGAGTGGTTCCTGTACGACCAGGAGTCGCCCATCGCGCACGGCGGCCGGGGCCTGGCCCGGGGCCGCATCTACGACGTGGAGGGCAAGCTGCTGGTGTCCGTGGTCCAGGAGGGCCTCTTCCGTCCGTACTCCGCCAAGCCTGCCGGGGCGTCCGGGCCGGCCCAGCAGTCCGAATCCGCCCCGGAGAACTGA
- a CDS encoding YchJ family protein — MPTPALPCPCGLPATYPECCGRFHSGAGAAPTAERLMRSRFSAFAVGDTAYLLRSWHPTTRPDRLDLDPEQRWERLEILATERGGMFETEGSVEFRAHYREGGHTGSLHEHSSFSREAGAWVYVGPLSPVDFD, encoded by the coding sequence ATGCCCACCCCCGCCCTGCCCTGCCCCTGCGGGCTGCCCGCCACCTACCCGGAGTGCTGCGGCCGCTTCCACTCCGGAGCCGGGGCGGCGCCCACCGCCGAGCGGCTGATGCGCTCCCGGTTCAGCGCTTTCGCCGTCGGCGACACCGCCTACCTGCTGCGTTCCTGGCATCCCACCACCCGTCCGGACCGCCTCGACCTGGATCCCGAGCAGCGCTGGGAGCGGCTGGAGATCCTCGCCACCGAGCGCGGCGGGATGTTCGAGACGGAGGGCTCGGTGGAGTTCCGCGCCCACTACCGCGAGGGCGGGCACACCGGCTCGCTGCACGAGCACAGCAGCTTCTCCCGCGAGGCCGGGGCCTGGGTCTACGTCGGCCCCCTCTCCCCCGTCGACTTCGACTGA
- a CDS encoding DUF6397 family protein produces MMQMGTAVRGEVADGAAEVLMGGGQAAGELGLSRSEFARAVQLGIVRAGPRTLGGAARYARAELDRVRSAAGPPDALREQVETVAGAEAAAGVVGVGPSRFTRLARCGHVTPVGYRINRYRAAVWLYLSVELRSFASREPGMLRGIAPSADRELMAAKADLRPRKWRGRHVGLLLRRAADPWERAAVLASVLPEDELRQAVPDPAERIVLAALAPPPPYGHPQVPAAAAVALGLLTAGPPDEIHWYRTSLDFALTGARGQSKSTGERGPT; encoded by the coding sequence ATGATGCAGATGGGGACCGCGGTGCGCGGCGAAGTGGCCGACGGCGCTGCGGAGGTACTGATGGGCGGCGGCCAGGCCGCCGGTGAACTGGGGCTGAGCCGCAGCGAGTTCGCCAGGGCCGTCCAGCTGGGGATCGTACGGGCGGGGCCGCGGACGCTCGGGGGCGCCGCGCGCTACGCGCGCGCCGAGCTGGACCGGGTCAGGTCGGCTGCGGGACCTCCGGACGCGCTGCGCGAGCAGGTCGAGACCGTGGCCGGGGCGGAGGCCGCGGCCGGGGTGGTGGGGGTCGGCCCGAGCCGGTTCACGCGGCTCGCGCGCTGCGGGCACGTGACCCCGGTCGGCTACCGGATCAACCGGTACCGCGCCGCGGTGTGGCTCTACCTGTCCGTGGAGCTACGGAGCTTCGCCTCGCGGGAGCCGGGAATGCTCCGCGGGATCGCGCCGTCGGCCGACAGGGAACTGATGGCGGCCAAGGCCGATCTGCGCCCGCGCAAGTGGCGCGGGCGGCATGTCGGGCTGCTGCTGAGACGAGCCGCCGACCCCTGGGAGCGTGCCGCCGTGCTGGCCTCCGTACTCCCCGAGGACGAGCTGCGGCAGGCCGTGCCCGACCCGGCGGAGCGGATCGTCCTTGCGGCCCTCGCCCCGCCCCCGCCCTACGGGCACCCGCAGGTTCCGGCGGCCGCGGCGGTGGCGCTGGGGCTGCTGACGGCCGGGCCGCCGGACGAGATCCACTGGTACCGCACCAGCCTGGACTTCGCCCTGACGGGAGCGCGGGGTCAGTCGAAGTCGACGGGGGAGAGGGGGCCGACGTAG
- a CDS encoding roadblock/LC7 domain-containing protein has translation MALDKQLDWLLDDLTRRVQQVRHAVVLSNDGLVTGASAGLAREDAEHLAAVAAGLQSLAKGSGRHFRAGEVRQTMVEYDEGVLFVMAAGAGSSLCVLSAAEADIGQVAYEMTLLVNRVGEHLGVAERRITGG, from the coding sequence ATGGCACTGGACAAGCAACTGGACTGGCTGCTGGACGACCTGACGCGCAGGGTCCAGCAGGTGCGGCACGCGGTGGTGCTGTCCAACGACGGCCTGGTCACGGGGGCGAGCGCGGGGCTGGCGCGGGAGGACGCGGAGCACCTGGCGGCCGTCGCGGCCGGCCTGCAGAGCCTTGCGAAGGGGTCCGGCCGGCACTTCCGGGCCGGTGAGGTGCGCCAGACGATGGTCGAGTACGACGAGGGAGTGCTCTTCGTGATGGCGGCCGGCGCGGGGAGCAGCCTGTGCGTGCTGAGCGCCGCCGAGGCGGACATCGGCCAGGTCGCCTACGAGATGACGCTGCTGGTCAACCGGGTGGGCGAGCACCTGGGAGTCGCGGAGCGACGCATCACCGGAGGCTGA
- a CDS encoding PPOX class F420-dependent oxidoreductase — protein MAKKMTQEEWRAFVSHSTRTGKLSTVSEDGSPHIAPIWFVLDGDSFVFNTGKDTVKGRNLVRDGRVALCVDDDRPPFSFVVLQGRAEISGYDDDAEAMLTWATRIGSRYMGQERGESFGRRNAVPTELLVRVPIDKVIAHAGIAD, from the coding sequence ATGGCGAAGAAGATGACTCAAGAGGAATGGCGGGCATTCGTCTCCCACTCCACCCGCACCGGAAAGCTGTCCACCGTCTCCGAGGACGGGAGCCCGCACATCGCTCCCATCTGGTTCGTGCTCGACGGCGACTCCTTCGTTTTCAATACCGGAAAGGACACCGTCAAGGGGCGCAACCTCGTGCGCGACGGCCGGGTCGCCCTCTGCGTGGACGACGACCGGCCCCCGTTCTCCTTCGTGGTCCTCCAGGGCCGCGCCGAGATCAGCGGGTACGACGACGACGCCGAGGCCATGCTCACCTGGGCGACCCGGATCGGCAGCCGCTACATGGGCCAGGAGCGCGGCGAATCCTTCGGCCGCCGCAACGCCGTCCCGACCGAACTCCTCGTCAGGGTCCCGATCGACAAGGTCATCGCGCACGCCGGCATCGCGGACTGA
- a CDS encoding GTP-binding protein, which translates to MMGQHDDRPVGSAPDADPGPGEDPELAALALKILVAGGFGVGKTTLVGAVSEIRPLRTEEVLSEAGELVDDTGGVDQKTTTTVAMDFGRITIRSGLSLYLFGTPGQDRFWFLWDELSQGALGAVVLADTRRLEDCFPAVDYFEHRRIPFVVAVNCFTDARRYGAHDVSRALDLEQGTPVVLCDARDRDSGKEVLIRLVEYAGRVHTARLLDLVEPQADSV; encoded by the coding sequence TTGATGGGACAGCATGACGACCGGCCTGTGGGATCGGCTCCGGACGCGGATCCCGGTCCGGGGGAGGACCCCGAACTGGCCGCGCTCGCACTGAAGATCCTGGTGGCGGGCGGCTTCGGGGTGGGCAAGACCACGCTGGTGGGCGCGGTGAGCGAGATCCGTCCGCTGCGGACGGAGGAAGTGCTGAGCGAGGCGGGCGAACTGGTCGACGACACGGGCGGCGTGGACCAGAAGACGACCACCACGGTGGCCATGGACTTCGGCCGGATCACCATTCGCTCGGGGTTGTCCCTGTACCTCTTCGGCACCCCGGGACAGGACCGTTTCTGGTTCCTGTGGGACGAGCTGTCGCAGGGAGCGCTGGGCGCGGTCGTCCTCGCCGACACGCGGCGGCTGGAGGACTGCTTTCCCGCGGTGGACTACTTCGAGCACCGGCGCATCCCCTTCGTGGTCGCGGTCAACTGCTTCACGGACGCGCGGCGGTACGGGGCGCACGACGTGTCGAGGGCACTGGACCTGGAGCAGGGGACCCCGGTGGTGCTGTGTGACGCGCGGGACCGGGATTCGGGGAAGGAAGTGCTGATCAGACTGGTCGAGTACGCCGGGCGGGTGCACACGGCCCGGCTGCTGGACTTGGTGGAGCCGCAGGCCGATTCCGTGTGA
- a CDS encoding DUF742 domain-containing protein has product MDGQWYDAEAGPLVRPYAMTGGRTKPGPHGVRFDLIALVAVDPAGTDETAESLLGPEHRALLGLCRSETQSVAELSADADLPVGVVRVLLGDLLEGGHVKVSRPVPPAQLPDERILREVIEGLRAL; this is encoded by the coding sequence ATGGATGGCCAGTGGTACGACGCCGAAGCGGGCCCGCTCGTCCGTCCGTACGCCATGACCGGCGGGCGGACGAAGCCGGGACCCCACGGGGTCCGCTTCGACCTGATCGCGCTGGTCGCGGTCGACCCGGCGGGCACGGACGAGACGGCCGAGTCCCTGCTGGGCCCCGAACACCGGGCGCTGCTGGGACTCTGCCGGTCCGAGACCCAGTCGGTGGCCGAACTCTCCGCGGACGCCGACCTGCCCGTGGGGGTGGTGCGGGTGCTCCTCGGGGACCTGCTGGAGGGCGGACACGTCAAGGTCAGCCGGCCCGTGCCGCCCGCACAACTGCCGGACGAGCGGATTCTGCGTGAAGTCATCGAGGGATTGCGAGCGCTTTGA
- a CDS encoding roadblock/LC7 domain-containing protein: protein MIEHQRVGLDGGRRSGELDWLLDDLVHRVREVRHAVVLSNDGLAVGASSALSREDAEHLAAVASGFHSLAKGAGRHFHAGGVRQTMVEMDEGCLIVAAAGDGSCLAVLSAASADIGLIAYEMARLVKRVGEHLYTPPRFAARPPAAG, encoded by the coding sequence ATGATCGAACACCAAAGAGTCGGCCTCGACGGCGGCCGCAGGTCCGGCGAACTGGACTGGCTGCTCGACGACCTGGTGCACCGGGTCCGCGAGGTCCGGCACGCCGTGGTCCTCTCCAACGACGGCTTGGCGGTCGGCGCCTCCAGCGCGCTCAGCCGGGAGGACGCCGAGCACCTGGCGGCGGTGGCATCCGGCTTCCACAGCCTGGCCAAGGGCGCGGGCCGACACTTCCACGCCGGGGGCGTGCGCCAGACGATGGTCGAGATGGACGAGGGCTGCCTCATCGTCGCGGCCGCGGGCGACGGCTCCTGCCTGGCCGTGCTCAGCGCCGCCAGCGCCGACATCGGCCTGATCGCCTACGAGATGGCGCGGCTGGTGAAGCGGGTCGGCGAGCACCTCTACACGCCGCCCCGGTTCGCGGCGCGCCCGCCGGCCGCCGGCTGA